Proteins found in one Misgurnus anguillicaudatus chromosome 3, ASM2758022v2, whole genome shotgun sequence genomic segment:
- the LOC129443793 gene encoding general transcription factor 3C polypeptide 1 isoform X7 produces the protein MMDPLYAVLDEVALEGLDGISIQTLWMRLRMRQPEFGLNLDPLTQNFIWTYLSRTPEVRFYLMPEPRKHVTVYDRFVEVDPNTGIHKTRQVDPEDPYPVNVVTDDPSGIQGSCLFYKERTDVTEQIRTTELKALMTLDQTQTQFGEKLVIVASQEVRYRALIGPEGNSELKLADQTYCILERLGRARWQGELQRELHTKVFRMDAGKMHYLRRKLDRNRMITIQSHVTRLLSGGQQHSLLLLLPRFHVDRRTKYDILMESTSNVLSEAPNKMMVMQKLRHQLGVCERTFKRVYQYMLAAKMVTMLRIPLRELDPDGGPFKTLRGTDIFVRCLKLIKPYGQKDVEEDEDDENNDEDGNGPNKRNVLVVPRIIERDMLSQAYDIVESTGTRGISQSMLRGQLNVGRLEGRMVCRLLERNDMIKGFMEDEGRQRTTKYISKHFVEESKLNLQFTKEMQRSQDLREAHLNEPGAETPTAGVSQLQGRKKTQQKAKQLKQSKLHFGKSDTSLKETSLASPQECKTEASENAEAGQDGDDACPVPNEHAPIPTVSQSHCVEGTEPVVEEVLTVSETKKMEVQETYRLLKRKNMIIEAVKCSKIIEGFYSLQKLLTEEEKKDGVNTKVCKKSVMRLICSLSRQGLVKLYRTIIIQDGVHKKVEFVVHPSITPNDPLVKSTIEQIRMRMSSSVSTARVEPQADKVKSNTKTVKENKTSRTSQSNAPKKVNEMMGVKPLNSFKPVTIPGYGRSLGFQSKMPRLRIVHSFLWYLIYGHPLRRSSQTDSVPESQTNPEASRRDDQTEEDSDVTHEQHFEVYVNENCWKRFIPPIPLHKDFGYGWALISDVLVSLPLSVFMQICQINYKVDGLEQYLNDPIRQHYLIRFLPADIKRQLLHRRKYIFSFHESLQRLCFMGLMQFGPTERFMEKDQVFVYLKTKATIVDTTVCDPHYNRAIETIRPFERRRYVFNTAESVEKYWFDLLCVCLNTPLGVTRSRSNEGKSEILMGLEQCPRFLQSLQGSTTVVDDGVTPGDGQGAGGLDSIFFSHLKRNWSWTSHVVNTQRQNTDAKGTHQTVRLRNLLSKHPPPKPASQTAVQTDDGTLPPPAVVEEEVHVSQRPASRNEEVRGGRKLKRKRQKKETGKPVRKRPKKEVRVRKRVRVRDETDRRALLQMTKQRVTWTHLEDSLLMLCRVTSHFLNRKLKKPFVPWSVVRDVLHAEFELSQDKTSLSVSRRIRYIMKNPQTALNYRICLAELYQDKEFLPKFMNRNDDYSNPEVCAAEYKEFVSALRSKFSSSCGSSDVIIPDTKEELFKKFKVYTIGDDTVKHFRDVLNKPEDIHVLVLFNLIQSTLVLTNAQMKNYLPFQTFCLYTQYKEHVLTRAFQTCRRRGLVNRRRPMTIYGIKKFHALPFLPMSYQLSQHYYKFFTWRFPSTIFNDAYDLLTALCEGSRSDRSSSFSFQKDPESERDASGDKDREQIEEERAQERVEEQAQERVGEQAQERVEEQAQERVEEQAEERVEEDEQERVEEDEQARERAEEDEQAREWAEERVEEQVQERAEAPPADSQDMLPLSMDAPGGVSACCLTLMTLGLLTVDVTIPQQIVIINSNMVDREMVKSFTKALEEEEEDDEVERKRKLEIKSHQASHTNYLLMRGYCSPGITRSQTHNSNTTDNIIINTCTVHVKLRETPRHTFFTQEADSLSAFSLSAPPSFPASFTRVYRSTTLDLQMFLERCVSVLEYGPEDVQAVQEIRDAVQKGAEIGIDRQDLCLSFIHLEQPENGRKRSLQQYIQDLVDGEQLVEVGALSHRLVCLNVASHWLLESKCDDAQMERVSLKRGPAHDPDDATPPAKKRRATESDLQDSVSTDAAVVMETEAEQQVVMEEALPKDVSDAEQHTADGNEAELDPSHSYIKVVVTDGDEGAAADQEKDSVAYESVRFVSRPWRAVDGLLNRPVCKGMLESVLLHIMSNPGIRESLVLQHYSQVLQPVIILELLQVLIDLGCLRKRYTVQQQKPSLFSKPRTPEVKGQTEVRLKDISMAFYEPTVDCTLRLARVFPHEPNWNKWVQLCLRI, from the exons ATGATGGATCCGCTGTATGCGGTTCTGGATGAGGTGGCTCTGGAGGGTTTGGACGGGATCAGCATTCAGACTCTATGGATGAGGTTGCGGATGCGACAGCCTGAGTTCGGTTTGAATTTGGATCCGCTCACACAGAACTTCATATGGACCTACTTGAGCCGAACACCAGAGGTCCGATTCTACCTGATGCCTGAACCCAGGAAACACGTCACGGTATACGACAG GTTTGTAGAGGTGGATCCAAACACGGGCATTCATAAGACGCGTCAGGTTGACCCTGAGGATCCGTACCCAGTCAACGTGGTGACCGATGACCCAAGCGGGATCCAGGGATCTTGTCTGTTCTACAAAGAGCGTACCGATGTCACCGAACAGATCAGAACGACCGAGCTCAAGGCACTGATGACACTGGATCAGACCCAGACCCA GTTCGGTGAGAAACTGGTGATAGTGGCTTCACAGGAGGTCCGGTATCGAGCTCTGATCGGGCCGGAGGGAAACTCGGAGCTGAAGCTCGCTGATCAGACCTACTGTATTCTGGAGAGATTGGGCCGAGCTCGCTGGCAGGGCGAACTACAGCGAGAACTACACACAAAAGTATTCAG AATGGATGCTGGTAAGATGCATTATCTGAGAAGGAAGCTGGACCGAAACCGAATGATCACTATACAGTCACACGTGACCCGGCTGCTATCAGGAGGACAACAACACTCCCTGCTTCTGCTGCTGCCACGCTTTCACGTCGACAG GAGGACCAAATATGATATTCTGATGGAGTCCACGTCTAACGTTCTGTCTGAGGCGCCCAACAAGATGATGGTTATGCAGAAACTCAGACATCAGCTG GGTGTCTGCGAGCGAACCTTCAAGCGCGTGTATCAGTACATGCTTGCGGCTAAGATGGTGACCATGTTGAGGATTCCTCTGAGGGAGCTCGACCCGGACGGAGGACCCTTCAAAACCCTACGAG GCACGGACATCTTCGTTCGCTGTCTGAAGCTCATAAAGCCGTACGGACAGAAAGATGTAGAGGAGGATGAGGACGACGAGAACAACGATGAAGACGGCAACGGGCCCAACAAGAGGAACGTTCTCGTGGTTCCTCGCATCATCGAGCGCGACATGCTCTCACAAGCCTACGATATTG TGGAGTCGACCGGGACCAGAGGGATCTCACAGTCAATGCTACGAGGGCAACTTAACGTGGGAAGACTGGAGGGTCGAATGGTCTGTAGATTACTGGAGCGAAACGACATGATCAAA GGCTTTATGGAGGATGAGGGTCGCCAGAGAACCACTAAATATATCAGCAAACACTTTGTAGAGGAAAGTAAACTCAACCTGCAGTTCACTAAAGAGATGCAGCGCAGTCAGGACCTGCGGGAAGCGCATCTCAACGAGCCGGGAGCAGAGACGCCCACCGCCGGGGTCTCGCAGCTGCAGGGGCGCAAGAAAACCCAGCAGAAAGCTAAACAGCTCAAACAGTCCAAACTTCACTTTGGAAAGAGCGACACATCTCTCAAAG AGACgtcgctggcttcacctcaagAGTGCAAGACTGAAGCCTCAGAAAATGCTGAAGCTGGACAAGATGGAGATGATGCGTGCCCTGTACCTAACGAACACGCCCCCATCCCGACCGTCAGCCAATCACATTGTGTCGAAGGCACGGAGCCAGTGGTAGAGGAAGTGCTCACGGTCAGTGAG ACAAAGAAGATGGAAGTTCAGGAGACGTACAGACTGTTGAAACGCAAGAACATGATCATAGAGGCGGTGAAGTGCAGCAAGATCATCGAGGGCTTTTACTC TCTGCAGAAGTTATTGACGGAGGAAGAGAAGAAAGATGGTGTGAATACTAAAGTGTGTAAGAAGAGTGTGATGAGACTCATCTGTTCACTGTCTAGACAAGGTTTAGTCAAACTCTACAGGACTATCATCATACAGGATGGAGTTCACAAGAAG GTTGAGTTTGTAGTTCATCCCTCCATTACACCAAATGATCCGCTGGTTAAAAGTACTATTGAGCAAATCCGTATGCGCATGTCCAGTTCTGTCTCTACGGCTCG TGTCGAGCCACAAGCTGACAAAGTCAAGTCTAATACAAAGACTGTAAAAGAGAATAAAACCTCACGAACGTCTCAAAGCAACGCCCCAAAGAAAGTGAACGAGATGATGGGCGTCAAACCCCTGAACTCCTTCAAACCCGTTACCA TTCCTGGATACGGACGCTCTCTTGGATTCCAGTCCAAAATGCCTCGTCTGCGTATCGTTCACTCGTTCCTGTGGTATTTGATTTATGGACATCCGCTCAGAAGATCCAGCCAGACAGATTCTGTTCCTGAATCACAGACGAACCCAGAGGCTTCCAGAAGAGATGATCAGACCGAGGAAGACTCTGATGTAACTCATGAGCAACACTTTGAAG tataCGTGAATGAAAATTGCTGGAAGAGATTCATTCCTCCGATACCGCTACATAAAGACTTTGGTTATGGTTGGGCTCTCATCAGTGATGTTCTCGTGTCACTGCCACTCAGTGTCTTCATGCAGATCTGTCAAATCAACTataag GTTGATGGTTTGGAGCAGTACCTAAATGATCCGATTAGGCAGCATTATCTCATCAGGTTTCTCCCTGCAGACATTAAGAGACAGCTGCTACACAGGAG AAAGTACATCTTCAGTTTTCACGAGAGTCTTCAGAGGTTGTGTTTCATGGGTCTGATGCAGTTTGGACCTACTGAGAGGTTCATGGAGAAAGATCAG gtgtttgtttatttgaagaCGAAGGCCACCATCGTGGATACGACCGTCTGTGACCCGCACTATAACAGGGCCATCGAGACCATTCGGCCGTTTGAAAGGAGACGCTATGTGTTCAATACTGCAGAGAGCGTTGAGAAGTACTGGTTtgatctgctgtgtgtttgtcTCAACACACCGTTag ggGTGACGCGTTCACGCTCTAATGAGGGGAAGTCTGAAATTCTCATGGGACTGGAACAATGCCCGAGATTCCTGCAGAGCTTACA gggtAGCACTACTGTGGTGGACGATGGCGTTACACCGGGCGATGGTCAGGGTGCTGGTGGACTGGACTCCATCTTTTTCAGCCACCTGAAACGCAACTGGTCATGGACCAGCCATGTGGTGAATACACAAAGACAG AACACTGACGCTAAAGGAACTCATCAGACGGTCCGGCTCAGAAACCTGCTGTCCAAACACCCACCACCTAAACCTGCTTCACAAACCG CGGTACAGACCGATGATGGGACGCTGCCGCCCCCTGCTGTTGTGGAGGAGGAGGTGCACGTGAGCCAACGGCCGGCCAGCAGGAACGAGGAGGTGCGCGGAGGACGAAAACTCAAACGCAAGAGACAGAAGAAAGAGACCGGCAAACCAGTCCGCAAGAGACCGAAGAAAG AGGTTCGTGTGAGGAAACGGGTTCGTGTTCGGGATGAGACGGATCGCAGAGCTTTACTGCAAATGACCAAACAAAGAGTCACATGGACACATTTAGAGGACAGTTTACTGATGTTGTGTCGAGTTACCAGTCACTTCCTCAACCGTAAG ttaaAGAAGCCGTTTGTACCGTGGTCGGTGGTTCGAGATGTTCTCCATGCTGAGTTTGAGTTATCGCAGGACAAAACATCTCTGTCTGTCAGTCGCCGCATACGATACATCATGAAGAACCCACAAACTGCCCTCAACtacag GATTTGTTTGGCTGAACTGTATCAGGATAAAGAGTTCTTGCCGAAATTTATGAACCGAAATGACGACTACAGCAATCCTGAG GTGTGTGCTGCGGAGTATAAGGAGTTTGTAAGTGCTCTGAGGTCAAAGTTCAGCTCCAGCTGTGGTTCTAGTGATGTCATCATACCAGATACCAAAGAGGAACTTTTCAAGAA GTTTAAGGTGTACACAATTGGAGATGATACAGTGAAGCACTTCAGAGATGTTCTCAACAA GCCGGAAGACATCCATGTTCTTgtgttgtttaatttaattcagAGCACTCTTGTTCTGACTAATGCTCAGATGAAGAACTATCTGCCCTTCCAG acATTCTGTCTGTACACACAGTATAAAGAGCACGTTTTGACTCGGGCCTTTCAAACATGTCGGAGGCGGGGCTTAGTAAACCGCCGCCGCCCCATGACCATCTACGGCATAAAGAAGTTTCACGCCCTCCCCTTCCTGCCTATGTCCTATCAGCTCTCACAGCATTACTACAA GTTCTTTACTTGGCGTTTTCCCAGCACTATTTTTAATGATGCGTACGATCTGCTCACTGCTTTATGTGAAGGAAGCAGAAGTGACAGAAGCAGCAGCTTCTCCTTTCAGAAAGACCCTGAGAGTGAGAGAGATGCCAGCGGAGACAAGGACAGAGAACAGATAGAGGAGGAGCGG GCGCAGGAGCGGGTGGAGGAGCAGGCGCAGGAGCGGGTGGGGGAGCAGGCGCAGGAGCGAGTGGAGGAGCAGGCGCAGGAGCGGGTGGAGGAGCAGGCGGAGGAGCGGGTGGAGGAGGATGAGCAGGAGCGGGTGGAGGAGGATGAGCAGGCACGAGAGCGGGCGGAGGAGGATGAGCAGGCACGAGAGTGGGCGGAGGAGCGGGTGGAGGAGCAGGTGCAGGAACGGGCGGAGGCGCCCCCTGCAGATAGTCAGGATATGCTACCGTTGAGCATGGATGCTCCGGGTGGTGTGAGCGCCTGCTGTCTCACTCTCATGACTCTAGGTCTGCTGACTGTAGACGTCACTATCCCACAGCAGATTGTGATCATAAACAGCAACATGGTGGACCGCGAGATGGTCAAGAG TTTCACAAAAGCActggaggaggaggaagaggatgaTGAGGTCGAGAGGAAGAGGAAACTAGAGATCAAATCTCATCAAGCTTCTCACACCAATTACCTGCTGATGAGAGGATACTGTTCACCTGGAATCACACgttcacaaacacacaactcTAACACCACAGACAACATCATCATCAACACTTGTACTGTTCATGTCAAGCTCAGAGAGACGCCCAGACACACATTCTTCACACAAGAGG CTGATTCTCTCTCAGCATTTTCTTTATCCGCTCCTCCGTCTTTCCCGGCATCATTTACTCGTGTTTACCGCTCAACAACACTAGACCTACAGATGTTTTTGGAGCGGTGTGTGAGTGTTTTGGAATATGGACCGGAGGACGTCCAGGCAGTCCAGGAGATCAGAGATGCTGTGCAGAAAGGGGCGGAGATTGGCATTGACAGACAGGACCTCTGTTTGAGCTTCATACATCTGGAACAGCCTGAGAACGGCCGAAAGAGATCGCTACAACAATATATACAG GATCTGGTGGATGGAGAGCAGCTGGTGGAGGTTGGAGCTCTCTCTCATAGGCTGGTGTGTTTGAACGTTGCGTCTCATTGGCTGCTGGAGAGCAAGTGTGATGATGCACAGATGGAACGGGTATCCCTGAAGAGAGGCCCCGCCCATGACCCCGATGATGCCACACCTCCAGCCAAGAAGAGGCGGGCCACAGAATCAGATCTTCAGGATAGCGTCTCCACAGATGCAGCTGTCGTCATGGAGACCGAAGCTGAGCAGCAGGTTGTCATGGAGGAGGCGCTACCTAAAGATGTCAGTGACGCAGAGCAGCATACAGCAGATGGGAATGAGGCGGAGCTTGACCCCTCCCACTCGTACATTAAAG TTGTTGTTACAGATGGAGATGAAGGAGCTGCTGCTGACCAGGAGAAAGA cagCGTGGCTTATGAGTCTGTGAGGTTTGTCAGTCGTCCGTGGCGAGCGGTTGATGGTTTATTGAATCGTCCGGTGTGTAAGGGAATGCTGGAGTCGGTTCTCCTGCACATCATGAGTAATCCAGGGATCCGTGAGTCGCTTGTGCTCCAACATTACAGTCAGGTTCTTCAGCCCGTCATCATCCTCGAACTCCTGCAG GTTTTGATTGATCTGGGCTGTTTAAGGAAACGCTACACCGTTCAACAACAGAAACCCTCGCTGTTCTCCAAACCCAGAACACCAGAGGTCAAAGGTCAGACAGAGGTCAGGTTAAAGGACATATCAATGGCGTTTTATGAGCCCACAGTGGACTGCACACTCAGACTGGCACGAGTTTTTCCACATGAGCCCAACTGGAACAAATGGGTTCAGCTGTGTCTGCGTATTTGA